A single genomic interval of Streptomyces graminofaciens harbors:
- a CDS encoding NAD(P)/FAD-dependent oxidoreductase, whose translation MSPALAPGAEPAETYDVVVAGGGPAGSAAALALARAGRTILLVDAGTGPPKIGETLVPAARVLLGDLGVADRVLGSGHLPCYGNVSAWGSADLHAVDFINDPHGHGWHLDRRLFDRRLREASRAAGAEVAEGTAVRGTARRPDGGWTLTLRGETGPADAPGAGGERTVSCRWVIDATGRPAAIAVRCGARRRVRDRLTALYAPLEPDPRDTDRRSLVESDEDGWWYTAPQPSGGRLVAYFTDTDLSAAPYTARHFHQRLSATQHVSRWTHRHGPPPTPPVAPRRAAAHTAHLDRVYGDGWTAAGDAAIAFDPLSSQGVLTALYTGMSAGLAVDAHLSRVHRGADSGLAAYAHKVEAARTAYLRGHRLIHAQEARWIHRTFWARRLADLPNSPF comes from the coding sequence GTGAGCCCCGCACTGGCCCCTGGCGCGGAACCCGCAGAAACGTACGACGTGGTGGTGGCGGGCGGCGGCCCGGCCGGCTCCGCCGCCGCCCTCGCACTCGCCCGGGCCGGCCGTACGATTCTGCTGGTGGACGCCGGCACCGGGCCACCGAAGATCGGTGAGACGCTCGTACCCGCCGCGCGGGTCCTGCTCGGCGACCTCGGCGTCGCCGACCGTGTCCTCGGGTCCGGGCATCTGCCCTGCTACGGCAATGTTTCGGCGTGGGGTTCGGCCGACTTGCACGCCGTGGACTTCATCAACGATCCGCACGGCCACGGCTGGCATCTCGACCGGCGGCTCTTCGACCGGCGACTGCGCGAAGCCTCCCGAGCGGCGGGAGCCGAGGTAGCCGAGGGCACAGCCGTACGCGGCACGGCCCGGCGGCCGGACGGCGGTTGGACGCTGACCCTGCGCGGCGAGACGGGCCCCGCCGACGCTCCCGGGGCCGGTGGCGAGCGCACGGTGTCCTGCCGCTGGGTGATCGACGCCACCGGCCGCCCCGCCGCGATCGCCGTCCGGTGCGGGGCCCGGCGGCGGGTCCGGGACCGGCTCACAGCCCTGTACGCACCCCTGGAGCCGGACCCGCGGGACACCGACCGCCGTTCCCTCGTCGAATCCGACGAGGACGGCTGGTGGTACACCGCCCCACAGCCCTCCGGCGGGCGCCTGGTCGCCTACTTCACCGACACCGACCTGTCCGCCGCCCCGTACACCGCGCGCCACTTCCACCAACGGTTGTCGGCCACCCAGCACGTGTCCCGGTGGACCCACCGGCACGGGCCCCCGCCCACGCCACCGGTCGCGCCACGCCGGGCCGCCGCGCACACAGCGCACCTGGACCGGGTGTACGGGGACGGCTGGACCGCCGCCGGGGACGCGGCGATCGCCTTCGACCCGCTCTCCTCCCAGGGCGTCCTCACCGCCCTCTACACCGGGATGAGCGCGGGCCTGGCCGTCGACGCCCACCTGAGTCGCGTGCATCGCGGCGCGGACTCCGGCCTCGCCGCCTATGCGCACAAGGTCGAGGC
- a CDS encoding LodA/GoxA family CTQ-dependent oxidase translates to MDGKIVQVKIHPAIGVARVGNSRETPFIGPESPDQKPEDHGSYKDGSGAIRRQAARFRVYGYNAAGEVVRELKPGDAGVSEIQWTVHLANKKAAWYQFHVPLDIPEGKTLAPEQYGRRNADVVGADRKKLVNDPGIRTVRGSMTETQKFDSGKIMGKAVYLGEISTRSDGRLVVLGGRGNSASYKNNPITGVANNDTWYDDVSDGPVTAKVRIDGKELTATPAWVVVGPPHYAPGVKSVRTLYDLLFDVFVKAGSLTRPQQISFTDHIEPILRRFCDLQWVNQGFATQFGWNGPNFFLSPTMRKRLADPSKRNRELRRQIYVSLRDYDRDGTSPLPWPWLYGDAMASKPKSVRQHSKLSPTQDWMLSRWADGAFQAGPLRPPRPTVDDAPVAEQPGLLDRAALENCAADAFHPGCEVTWPIRTPSMFSAPFRIKHRAPNTAEPDFGPTLTPQEATAANGPLFAQGPGDLTRWMAAPWQADTASCRSGYEVLANLGPRYSPYLPTFWPAQVPNHVLKLDDFEKVNTPSVGGDDSAREEAFERRATWLRGLTGTMNQQRTQMITDWSKLGIVETRDYTVGDGKFPARIQVESRPAAPLDQAPDTANLVNLHVPEAGPALLAAARGIRPADGLAPEAVEADHVAQAVSEAAEATGYLPEEIAAGYLERLDPFHEER, encoded by the coding sequence ATGGACGGTAAAATAGTGCAGGTGAAAATTCACCCTGCCATTGGTGTCGCCCGGGTCGGCAACAGCAGGGAAACACCCTTCATCGGCCCGGAATCACCGGACCAGAAACCCGAGGACCACGGCTCGTACAAGGATGGTTCCGGGGCGATCCGGAGGCAGGCCGCGCGATTCCGGGTGTACGGCTACAACGCCGCAGGGGAGGTCGTACGGGAGCTGAAGCCGGGCGACGCGGGTGTTTCCGAGATCCAGTGGACCGTGCACCTGGCCAACAAGAAGGCAGCTTGGTACCAGTTCCATGTGCCGCTCGACATCCCCGAGGGCAAGACGCTCGCGCCGGAGCAATACGGTCGGCGAAACGCCGACGTCGTGGGCGCCGACCGGAAGAAGTTGGTCAACGACCCCGGAATTCGCACCGTTCGCGGCTCGATGACCGAGACGCAGAAATTCGATTCCGGCAAGATCATGGGAAAGGCGGTGTACCTCGGGGAGATCTCCACCCGATCCGACGGCCGCCTGGTGGTGCTCGGCGGAAGGGGAAATTCCGCCTCCTACAAGAACAACCCGATCACCGGAGTCGCGAACAACGACACCTGGTACGACGACGTGTCCGACGGCCCGGTGACGGCGAAGGTCCGTATCGACGGAAAAGAACTGACCGCCACCCCCGCATGGGTCGTGGTGGGACCTCCGCACTACGCCCCCGGTGTGAAATCCGTCCGCACTCTCTACGACCTGCTTTTCGATGTCTTCGTCAAGGCCGGTTCGCTGACCCGCCCGCAGCAGATCTCCTTCACCGACCATATCGAACCGATACTGCGCCGATTCTGCGATCTGCAGTGGGTCAACCAGGGTTTCGCCACACAGTTCGGCTGGAACGGCCCCAACTTCTTCCTCTCCCCGACAATGCGGAAGCGGCTCGCCGATCCCTCCAAACGGAACCGGGAACTGCGCCGCCAGATCTACGTCTCCCTGCGCGACTACGACCGCGACGGAACGTCCCCGCTGCCGTGGCCGTGGCTCTACGGCGACGCCATGGCCAGCAAGCCCAAGTCCGTGCGCCAGCACAGCAAACTGTCCCCGACCCAGGACTGGATGCTGAGTCGTTGGGCGGACGGCGCGTTCCAGGCCGGACCGCTGCGACCGCCCCGACCGACCGTGGACGACGCCCCTGTAGCCGAGCAACCGGGGCTGCTGGACCGGGCGGCCCTGGAGAACTGCGCCGCCGACGCGTTCCACCCGGGGTGCGAGGTCACCTGGCCGATCAGGACCCCGAGCATGTTCAGCGCGCCGTTCCGCATCAAGCACCGCGCCCCGAACACCGCGGAACCCGACTTCGGGCCCACCCTCACCCCGCAGGAGGCGACCGCCGCGAACGGCCCGTTGTTCGCACAAGGCCCCGGCGACCTCACCCGCTGGATGGCCGCCCCCTGGCAGGCGGACACCGCGAGCTGCCGCTCAGGCTACGAGGTGCTGGCCAACCTCGGCCCCCGCTACAGCCCGTACCTGCCGACCTTCTGGCCTGCCCAGGTGCCGAACCATGTGCTGAAGCTGGACGACTTCGAGAAGGTCAACACACCGTCGGTCGGCGGTGACGACAGCGCCCGGGAGGAGGCGTTCGAGCGGCGGGCGACCTGGCTGCGCGGCCTCACCGGCACCATGAACCAGCAACGCACACAGATGATCACGGACTGGTCGAAGCTCGGCATCGTCGAGACGCGCGACTACACCGTGGGCGACGGCAAGTTCCCCGCACGGATCCAGGTGGAGTCGCGCCCGGCAGCACCGCTCGACCAGGCACCGGACACGGCGAACCTCGTCAACCTGCACGTGCCCGAGGCAGGTCCGGCCCTGCTGGCCGCCGCACGCGGAATCCGGCCGGCCGACGGGCTCGCCCCCGAAGCCGTCGAGGCCGACCATGTGGCACAGGCGGTCAGCGAGGCGGCGGAGGCGACCGGCTACCTTCCGGAGGAGATCGCCGCCGGATACCTCGAAAGGCTCGACCCCTTCCACGAGGAGCGGTGA
- a CDS encoding MFS transporter — translation MLTDRTGLAAGLVPLVLVGFGVGALVGSLVGGRLGDARPHATTIVAATATVLLLALCLLSGFAAPIVVLVTLLGLFGLGANPVLISLAVRFAGQAPTLGSGLTVSAFNFGTAAGSWIAGSALDSSLGATGPAVVGTVIAALTLFPHDHPRDRPEATSFRGDRRLEHAIVGWST, via the coding sequence TTGCTGACCGACCGGACCGGCCTCGCCGCCGGTCTCGTGCCGCTGGTGCTCGTCGGCTTCGGCGTCGGCGCCCTGGTGGGCTCCCTCGTCGGCGGCCGTCTCGGCGACGCCCGCCCGCACGCGACCACGATCGTGGCGGCGACGGCCACCGTCCTGCTGCTGGCGCTGTGCCTGCTGTCCGGCTTCGCCGCGCCGATCGTTGTGCTGGTCACGTTGCTGGGGCTGTTCGGGCTCGGCGCCAACCCGGTGCTGATCTCCCTGGCAGTACGCTTCGCGGGCCAGGCGCCCACCCTGGGCTCCGGCCTCACCGTCTCGGCATTCAACTTCGGTACGGCGGCCGGTTCCTGGATCGCCGGGTCCGCCCTCGACTCGTCGCTCGGGGCCACCGGTCCCGCCGTGGTCGGCACCGTCATCGCCGCGCTGACCCTGTTCCCCCACGATCACCCTCGCGATCGCCCAGAGGCGACGTCGTTCCGCGGCGATCGTCGGCTGGAGCACGCGATCGTCGGCTGGAGCACGTGA
- a CDS encoding SDR family NAD(P)-dependent oxidoreductase — protein sequence MTTFALIGAGPGLGLATARRFGTAGHTVALISRSAQNLQEIAGGLTRDGIQARGFAADVLAPTSLTTALRAAADTLGPIEILQYSPVPRADFMKPVLDTSPDDLDAPLAFSIKGPVIAVNTVLPGMRELGRGTLLFVNGSSAVRPNPNVAGTSIAFAAESAYAHMLHDALAPQNIHAAQLIIPGAIRPDAEHSSPEALAGRLYDIHLNRDTFRHYAEPLPG from the coding sequence ATGACGACCTTCGCCCTCATCGGCGCCGGACCCGGCCTCGGGCTCGCCACCGCCCGCCGCTTCGGAACCGCCGGACACACCGTCGCCCTCATCTCCCGCAGCGCCCAGAACCTGCAGGAAATAGCAGGAGGACTGACCCGCGACGGCATCCAGGCCCGCGGATTCGCCGCCGACGTCCTGGCCCCCACGTCCCTCACCACTGCCCTCCGTGCAGCAGCCGACACCCTGGGCCCCATCGAGATCCTCCAGTACAGCCCCGTGCCCCGCGCCGACTTCATGAAGCCGGTCCTCGACACGAGCCCCGACGACCTCGACGCCCCACTCGCCTTCTCCATCAAGGGCCCCGTCATCGCGGTGAACACCGTCCTGCCCGGCATGCGCGAACTCGGCCGCGGCACCCTGCTGTTCGTCAACGGCTCCAGCGCCGTCCGCCCCAACCCGAACGTCGCCGGTACCTCCATCGCCTTCGCCGCCGAAAGCGCCTACGCCCACATGCTCCACGACGCCCTCGCCCCGCAGAACATCCACGCCGCCCAACTGATCATCCCCGGCGCCATCCGCCCAGACGCCGAACACAGCAGCCCCGAGGCCCTCGCCGGGCGCCTGTACGACATCCACCTCAATCGCGACACTTTCCGCCACTACGCCGAGCCCCTGCCCGGCTGA
- a CDS encoding MFS transporter has protein sequence MSPRVYSRSRKLPFVVWVPAVGTFLTGSTEFVVAGLLPEVADDLSVNVPPAGLLITAFAAGMIAGPPVMAIATLRLPRRSTLVLALVVSPSAM, from the coding sequence ATGTCCCCCCGGGTATACAGCCGGTCCCGCAAACTGCCCTTCGTCGTGTGGGTGCCGGCTGTCGGCACGTTCCTCACGGGCAGCACCGAGTTCGTCGTGGCCGGTCTGCTGCCCGAGGTCGCTGACGATCTGAGCGTCAACGTGCCCCCAGCCGGCCTGCTGATCACAGCGTTCGCCGCAGGCATGATCGCCGGTCCTCCGGTGATGGCGATCGCGACGCTGCGCCTGCCGCGGCGCTCCACGCTGGTTCTCGCACTCGTCGTTTCGCCCTCGGCCATGTAA
- a CDS encoding MFS transporter, which produces MLVSRVVTALATGAFWCVATVVAATAAGPTATSRALGLLMGGLTVANVVGVPLGSWLGQVSDWRGPFWVLAVLSACAAAVIGRFVPPEPRRQPPSVRAEFAALRQRRVWLVLGFIALLMGGVLATYSYISPLLTERAGVPAGAVPLVLAVYGKSAVLGTAVGARVGDDRPLATMIASAATTTLILCLLVFFSTSPAVTVTLLGITGFAATPVLGALVVRFAGSAPTLASALSSASSNIGVTIGSWAAGIALASSLQEAGPPLVGTVAAALTAVPLTALE; this is translated from the coding sequence GTGCTCGTTTCCCGCGTGGTGACCGCTCTGGCCACGGGCGCCTTCTGGTGTGTGGCCACGGTCGTGGCGGCCACCGCGGCAGGGCCGACGGCGACGTCACGCGCCCTGGGCCTGCTGATGGGGGGTCTAACGGTGGCGAACGTCGTCGGGGTCCCCCTGGGTTCGTGGCTGGGGCAGGTGTCGGACTGGCGTGGGCCGTTCTGGGTGCTGGCCGTGTTGTCGGCCTGTGCCGCGGCAGTCATCGGCCGGTTCGTCCCTCCCGAGCCGCGACGGCAACCACCTTCCGTCCGGGCCGAGTTCGCCGCGCTGCGGCAGCGGCGGGTCTGGCTGGTGCTCGGCTTCATCGCCCTGCTCATGGGCGGTGTCCTGGCGACCTACAGCTACATCTCACCCTTGCTCACCGAGCGCGCCGGCGTCCCTGCCGGAGCCGTCCCCCTGGTCCTGGCCGTCTACGGGAAGAGCGCCGTACTGGGCACCGCAGTCGGCGCGCGCGTGGGCGACGACCGGCCCCTGGCCACGATGATCGCCTCGGCCGCCACGACCACGCTGATCCTTTGTCTACTGGTGTTCTTCTCCACCAGCCCCGCGGTGACCGTGACCCTCCTGGGAATCACCGGCTTCGCGGCGACCCCGGTGCTCGGCGCGCTCGTCGTGCGCTTCGCCGGTTCCGCGCCCACCCTCGCCTCCGCACTGAGCAGCGCGTCGTCCAACATAGGCGTCACCATCGGCTCCTGGGCGGCAGGCATAGCCCTGGCCTCGTCCCTGCAGGAGGCCGGCCCTCCCCTGGTCGGCACGGTGGCGGCCGCACTGACCGCCGTACCGCTGACCGCGCTGGAGTGA
- a CDS encoding NADPH-dependent F420 reductase, giving the protein MAKTLGLIGAGNIGSALARLAVAAGLNVVLSNSRGPETLTDLVAELGEHARAATPTEAAEAGDLVVATVPLNTYQQLPAAALAGKTVIDTMNYYPERDDRIAELDAGEQTSSALVQRHLADSQVVKAINNIDFVRLFRSARPVGADDRSALPVAGDDATAKAQVAELLDALGYDAVDTGSLADSWRSEPGTPVYVQPYLPAQPAGLTDAEKWRWFSETPGLPVPADRVKKLTDTAVRRSAGDARATLAQD; this is encoded by the coding sequence ATGGCCAAGACCCTCGGACTCATCGGCGCCGGCAACATCGGCAGCGCACTGGCCCGTCTAGCCGTCGCCGCCGGCCTGAATGTCGTACTGAGCAACTCCCGCGGCCCCGAGACCCTCACCGACCTTGTCGCCGAACTCGGCGAGCACGCACGCGCGGCCACACCCACGGAGGCTGCAGAGGCCGGCGACCTGGTCGTGGCGACCGTTCCGCTGAACACCTACCAGCAGCTCCCCGCCGCAGCCCTGGCCGGCAAGACCGTCATCGACACCATGAACTACTACCCCGAGCGCGACGACCGGATCGCCGAGCTCGACGCCGGCGAGCAGACCTCCAGCGCCCTGGTCCAGCGGCACCTGGCCGACTCCCAGGTGGTCAAAGCCATCAACAACATCGACTTCGTCCGCCTGTTCAGGTCCGCCCGGCCCGTCGGCGCCGACGACCGCAGTGCGCTGCCCGTCGCAGGCGACGACGCGACCGCCAAGGCGCAGGTGGCTGAGCTTCTGGACGCGCTGGGTTACGACGCCGTGGACACCGGAAGCCTCGCCGACAGCTGGCGCAGCGAGCCGGGCACCCCCGTCTACGTTCAGCCGTACCTGCCCGCACAGCCCGCGGGGCTGACCGACGCGGAGAAGTGGCGCTGGTTCTCCGAGACCCCGGGCCTCCCGGTACCCGCAGACAGGGTCAAGAAACTGACCGACACCGCAGTACGGCGCTCCGCGGGCGATGCCCGCGCGACTCTTGCTCAGGACTGA
- a CDS encoding TetR/AcrR family transcriptional regulator: MTGAARTSTRDIARAAIRSELAHVAFDLFRREGFEKVTVNDLAAAAGVSRSTFLRYFGSKEDAVLGAVDAQGEQIADAVRARPADEDDWTALRRALDIVIRPHRQDTDGALAMSQLIMQTPALCARSQEKQNGWRPAIAQALAERDDPARPPTLGPLVRAAAAVDCLNIAVNHWTASDGRCDLDDLLDEAFAALAPR; encoded by the coding sequence GTGACTGGAGCAGCACGTACGAGCACGAGAGACATCGCGCGGGCCGCCATCCGGTCGGAGCTGGCCCACGTGGCCTTCGACCTGTTCCGCCGTGAGGGCTTCGAGAAGGTCACCGTCAACGACCTGGCCGCGGCCGCCGGAGTGTCCCGCAGCACTTTCCTGCGCTACTTCGGCAGCAAGGAGGATGCCGTCCTCGGCGCCGTTGACGCTCAGGGCGAGCAGATCGCCGATGCCGTACGGGCCCGGCCAGCCGACGAGGACGACTGGACGGCATTGCGGCGCGCACTGGACATCGTCATCAGGCCCCACCGCCAGGACACGGACGGCGCACTCGCAATGTCCCAGCTGATCATGCAGACGCCCGCACTGTGTGCCCGCAGCCAGGAGAAGCAGAACGGCTGGCGCCCCGCCATCGCACAGGCGCTCGCCGAACGCGACGACCCGGCGCGGCCTCCCACCCTGGGCCCTCTGGTGCGCGCCGCCGCCGCGGTGGATTGTCTGAACATCGCGGTCAACCACTGGACCGCCTCCGACGGCCGCTGCGACCTCGACGACCTGCTCGACGAAGCCTTCGCCGCACTCGCCCCGCGCTGA